From a single Verrucomicrobiota bacterium genomic region:
- a CDS encoding prepilin-type N-terminal cleavage/methylation domain-containing protein, producing MRQPCLIRPRDRFGFTLIELLVVIAVIAILAALLLPALQGARSQATLTTCLGQARGVVQALQNYVVNFEDLLPPGKYGHQSGRPVPKVWMELLYEGDYLDAKEGFQCPADDVTDNEALFYDYGPAYPDWWASYAYSGRMCDLYWESHRQIAANLANHQGYEDKQIMIGESDCNFISGEWFASGSGDGAWSFRGSYERQFPSRRHNGKCSYVMLDGHAEAMRVPFSNVVNDAEYESAIRGQFQTCTEEDMAPNTRHVCFWNTYKVGLHISRFGPW from the coding sequence ATGAGACAGCCATGCCTTATTCGACCACGAGACCGATTCGGCTTCACCCTGATTGAGCTGCTGGTTGTGATCGCCGTCATCGCGATCCTGGCGGCCCTCCTGCTGCCAGCGCTTCAGGGCGCTCGGTCGCAAGCGACACTGACGACTTGCCTCGGCCAGGCCCGTGGCGTTGTTCAGGCTCTCCAGAACTATGTGGTCAACTTCGAGGACTTGCTGCCGCCAGGCAAGTACGGCCACCAGAGCGGGCGTCCGGTACCCAAGGTCTGGATGGAGCTTCTCTACGAGGGCGATTACCTCGACGCCAAGGAAGGCTTCCAATGCCCGGCCGATGACGTGACCGACAACGAGGCGCTGTTCTACGACTACGGTCCCGCCTATCCAGACTGGTGGGCGTCGTACGCGTACTCGGGCCGCATGTGCGACCTATACTGGGAGTCGCACAGGCAGATTGCCGCCAACTTGGCGAACCACCAAGGCTACGAAGACAAGCAGATCATGATCGGCGAGTCGGACTGCAACTTCATCTCCGGCGAGTGGTTTGCCTCGGGCTCCGGTGACGGGGCGTGGTCGTTTCGTGGCTCCTACGAGCGGCAGTTCCCGTCCCGCCGGCACAACGGCAAGTGCTCCTACGTTATGCTCGACGGACATGCTGAGGCGATGCGCGTTCCGTTCTCCAACGTGGTAAACGACGCCGAATACGAGAGCGCCATCCGCGGCCAGTTCCAGACGTGTACGGAGGAAGACATGGCGCCGAACACGAGGCACGTCTGTTTCTGGAACACCTACAAGGTGGGCCTCCACATCTCCCGGTTCGGGCCCTGGTAA
- a CDS encoding PEP-CTERM sorting domain-containing protein (PEP-CTERM proteins occur, often in large numbers, in the proteomes of bacteria that also encode an exosortase, a predicted intramembrane cysteine proteinase. The presence of a PEP-CTERM domain at a protein's C-terminus predicts cleavage within the sorting domain, followed by covalent anchoring to some some component of the (usually Gram-negative) cell surface. Many PEP-CTERM proteins exhibit an unusual sequence composition that includes large numbers of potential glycosylation sites. Expression of one such protein has been shown restore the ability of a bacterium to form floc, a type of biofilm.), translating into MTHSSERGIVWIVGFLSAILIGGISALAADPSPTYLTTVGDDVTGDNEFVGSDGKRRWTVDAGADDYQNEIYERPTIDSFDTVDGVFSTQQYYQNLDIIEGKVGWDSQFLYVSIEMYGRAKSDQGGDSIEGMKYEYGFRFSTDPDGRYGYLVRTEFGAPLSSPVFVAEKNLVFLDTDGDIGGRGGPLFGNPGPTGLGVTKQDNPLEESGGASGSMNGYDSQLVADGALLIGLNAGEEVVFSRINPDNLSIVEIAFDYTAFGLTLDDISGIGYMDLQAIKGSPTDPQNYFWNDKWTKLEAGSPYDLADFGAQNGVGGYNAIDELDTLRICIPDTMVPEPGTISLLALGGLLILRKRR; encoded by the coding sequence ATGACTCATAGCAGCGAAAGGGGGATCGTCTGGATTGTGGGGTTTCTGTCGGCGATCCTGATCGGGGGCATATCTGCCCTCGCCGCCGACCCTTCTCCAACATACTTGACCACCGTCGGCGATGACGTGACCGGCGACAACGAGTTCGTGGGCTCTGACGGGAAGCGGCGCTGGACCGTCGATGCGGGTGCAGACGATTACCAGAACGAGATCTACGAGCGTCCCACCATCGACAGCTTCGACACCGTGGATGGGGTGTTCTCCACTCAGCAGTATTACCAGAACCTCGACATCATCGAAGGCAAGGTGGGATGGGACTCGCAGTTCCTCTATGTGTCCATCGAGATGTACGGACGCGCCAAGAGCGATCAGGGCGGCGACTCCATCGAAGGCATGAAGTACGAGTACGGTTTCCGCTTCAGCACGGATCCGGACGGCCGCTACGGGTACCTGGTGCGCACCGAGTTCGGCGCCCCGCTCTCAAGCCCGGTGTTTGTGGCCGAGAAGAACCTCGTCTTCCTGGACACCGATGGTGATATCGGCGGACGGGGTGGGCCGCTCTTTGGCAACCCCGGCCCGACAGGGCTTGGCGTGACCAAACAGGACAACCCACTGGAGGAAAGCGGCGGGGCCAGCGGGAGCATGAACGGGTACGATAGCCAACTCGTTGCCGACGGGGCACTGCTAATCGGGCTCAACGCGGGCGAGGAGGTCGTGTTCAGCCGCATCAACCCCGACAACCTCAGCATCGTCGAGATCGCCTTCGACTATACCGCCTTCGGCCTGACGCTCGACGACATCTCTGGCATCGGCTATATGGACCTGCAGGCGATCAAGGGCAGCCCTACCGATCCGCAGAACTACTTCTGGAACGACAAATGGACCAAGCTCGAGGCCGGCTCGCCTTACGACCTTGCCGATTTCGGGGCCCAGAACGGTGTTGGCGGGTACAACGCCATCGACGAACTCGATACCTTACGAATCTGCATCCCCGACACCATGGTCCCCGAGCCAGGGACAATCAGCTTGCTGGCACTCGGCGGGCTGCTCATTCTGCGGAAGCGCCGCTGA
- a CDS encoding class I SAM-dependent methyltransferase, which translates to MESQHWNAIADRFEDEVLNAFEADKDSVIHECIRSLYGKDKSVADLGCGVGNTLAPLAEGFGVVYAVDVSSECLRIAEQRCSELQNVVYIEEDLSKEHVELEECNVVLSLNVAIMPSFNRRQQVLRNTADSVKRGGHLVLLVPSLESALYGWFRLAAWNVDEGLTYSRASEEGRSALSADAQWLADGVIRCGGVLAKHYLKEELAFLLPTIGLTPLGVEKVQYPWSTEFDDPPEDMGGPYPWDWLVLAVKE; encoded by the coding sequence ATGGAAAGCCAACACTGGAACGCGATTGCTGATCGGTTCGAGGACGAGGTGTTGAATGCCTTCGAAGCCGACAAAGACAGTGTTATTCATGAATGCATCCGCTCGCTCTACGGAAAGGACAAGTCGGTTGCCGACCTGGGGTGCGGTGTCGGCAACACGCTGGCTCCCCTGGCTGAAGGATTCGGCGTCGTGTACGCTGTTGACGTGTCCTCCGAGTGCCTGCGGATCGCCGAGCAGAGATGCTCCGAGCTGCAGAATGTCGTGTACATCGAGGAGGATTTGTCCAAGGAGCATGTTGAGCTGGAGGAGTGCAATGTTGTTCTCAGCCTCAACGTCGCGATCATGCCATCCTTCAACCGACGGCAACAGGTTCTTCGGAACACCGCTGATTCAGTCAAGCGTGGCGGTCATCTCGTTCTTCTCGTGCCCTCGTTGGAGTCGGCCCTGTACGGCTGGTTTCGTCTTGCGGCCTGGAACGTGGACGAAGGCCTGACATACTCCCGTGCGTCGGAGGAAGGCCGCAGCGCGCTGAGCGCGGATGCGCAATGGCTCGCCGATGGAGTGATCAGGTGCGGAGGAGTACTTGCGAAGCACTACCTGAAGGAGGAGCTGGCCTTCCTGCTGCCGACCATCGGCCTCACGCCCCTTGGTGTGGAGAAGGTTCAGTATCCCTGGAGCACGGAGTTCGACGATCCCCCGGAAGACATGGGTGGGCCATACCCGTGGGACTGGCTGGTACTCGCCGTCAAGGAATAG
- a CDS encoding radical SAM protein yields the protein MPTTSHQAPEKVSAETAARVEWSVHKKWNPFNSYKLLAHVPRWSLIKRGRPAPQPALVTVDPVNACNLKCQWCNAGYILEHRQRALSKETLLRLADFLAEWQGSPEWPKGVEAVCIAGGGEPLLNKHVGTFIERCVENGIEVGVVSNGTLIDRFLEPLSKCTWVGVSVDAGTNGVFNRLKGLDDDAIMFDRVVDNMMRLIAYAKMRNAPLASDRSGGHGVSYKFLLCDGNIEDVYTAGKIAKSIGCKNYHVRPVGLPWHRLDEPVGEGFMRFTTEAIERFFDELEQARALEDETFGVYGVTHKFGNKFDIENYFSTCHALFMTAVFMPRVASDDEHAYTMGLCCDRRGDPSLELVRDATSFDDVAALWGGREHWRIFDALDIAKCPRCTYQPHNQIYEHVILKDSMTYKFI from the coding sequence ATGCCGACGACGTCGCACCAGGCGCCCGAAAAGGTCAGCGCCGAAACCGCCGCCCGCGTAGAGTGGTCGGTCCACAAGAAGTGGAACCCGTTCAACAGCTACAAACTGCTCGCGCACGTCCCGCGTTGGAGCCTCATCAAGCGCGGGCGGCCCGCGCCGCAGCCGGCGCTGGTGACCGTCGATCCGGTCAACGCCTGCAACCTCAAGTGCCAGTGGTGTAACGCGGGCTACATCCTCGAACATCGCCAGCGCGCGCTGAGCAAGGAGACGCTGTTGCGGCTCGCCGACTTCCTCGCTGAGTGGCAAGGGAGCCCCGAGTGGCCCAAGGGCGTCGAGGCGGTCTGCATCGCGGGCGGCGGCGAGCCGCTGCTCAACAAGCACGTCGGCACGTTCATCGAGCGCTGCGTCGAGAACGGCATCGAGGTCGGCGTCGTCAGCAACGGCACACTCATCGACCGGTTCCTCGAGCCGTTGTCCAAGTGCACGTGGGTCGGCGTCTCGGTCGATGCGGGGACCAACGGCGTCTTCAATCGGCTCAAAGGACTCGACGACGACGCCATCATGTTCGACCGCGTCGTTGACAATATGATGCGCCTCATCGCGTACGCCAAGATGCGCAACGCGCCGCTGGCGAGCGACCGTTCAGGCGGTCATGGCGTGAGCTACAAGTTTCTGCTCTGCGACGGCAACATCGAGGACGTCTACACCGCGGGCAAGATCGCCAAGTCGATCGGCTGCAAGAACTACCACGTCCGCCCCGTGGGCCTCCCCTGGCACCGTCTCGACGAGCCCGTGGGCGAAGGCTTTATGAGGTTCACTACCGAGGCGATCGAGCGCTTCTTCGACGAGCTCGAGCAGGCACGCGCACTCGAAGACGAGACGTTCGGCGTGTACGGCGTCACCCACAAGTTCGGCAACAAATTCGACATCGAGAACTATTTCTCCACCTGCCACGCGCTGTTCATGACCGCCGTCTTCATGCCGCGCGTTGCGAGCGACGACGAACACGCCTACACGATGGGCCTGTGTTGCGACCGCCGCGGCGACCCGAGCCTCGAGCTCGTGCGCGACGCCACGTCCTTCGACGACGTCGCCGCGCTCTGGGGCGGTCGCGAGCACTGGCGCATTTTTGACGCGCTCGACATCGCCAAGTGCCCCCGCTGCACCTACCAGCCGCACAACCAGATCTACGAGCACGTCATCCTCAAAGACAGCATGACCTACAAGTTCATCTGA
- a CDS encoding UDP-glucose/GDP-mannose dehydrogenase family protein encodes MLPDVSVFGLGKLGLTTAACYASKGLHVVGVDVIEPNVAAINRGECPIQETGLAELVAGCGERLRATTDGADAIHSSDVTFIIVPTPSGPDGAFSNDYVNDALDAMGPALRHKDGFHIVVVTSTVMPGSMESEFRPRLEALTGKVCGRDFGLAYNPEFIALGSIIHDFLNADMILIGESDARTGDVLEQIYTHVCDSAPHIARMNWVSAEITKLSLNCYCTMKISFANAIAQLCEHVPGADPFAITGAIGHDSRVGTKYIRPGLGFGGPCFPRDNVAFIKCAADYGVEAKLSKAVVAINNAQVERVVERVRNAVRPGARVAVLGLSYKPGSHVVEASQPYEIAQRLVSDGYRVRAYDPLVREAPEHAELMPSVEACLAEADACVIATAWDEFRRLTRRELEETISPDAIIDCWCLLDEPQAEGASVHSTI; translated from the coding sequence ATGCTGCCAGACGTATCTGTCTTTGGGCTCGGCAAGCTCGGGTTGACGACGGCGGCGTGCTACGCCTCAAAGGGGCTCCACGTTGTCGGTGTCGATGTGATCGAGCCGAACGTAGCGGCCATCAACCGCGGTGAGTGCCCGATCCAGGAAACGGGTCTCGCCGAACTCGTCGCGGGTTGCGGTGAGCGGCTGCGCGCCACGACGGACGGGGCCGATGCGATCCACAGTTCCGACGTGACGTTCATCATCGTGCCGACGCCGAGCGGTCCGGACGGGGCGTTCTCCAACGACTACGTCAACGATGCGCTCGATGCGATGGGCCCGGCGCTACGCCACAAGGACGGCTTCCACATCGTCGTGGTGACCTCAACGGTTATGCCGGGCAGCATGGAGAGCGAGTTCCGCCCGCGGCTCGAGGCGCTCACGGGCAAGGTGTGCGGGCGCGACTTCGGCCTGGCCTACAACCCGGAGTTCATCGCGCTCGGCTCGATCATCCACGACTTCCTCAACGCCGACATGATTCTGATCGGCGAGTCGGACGCGCGAACAGGCGACGTGCTCGAGCAGATCTACACGCATGTGTGCGACAGCGCGCCGCACATCGCGCGCATGAACTGGGTCAGCGCTGAGATCACCAAGCTGAGCCTCAACTGCTACTGCACGATGAAAATCAGCTTCGCAAACGCGATCGCCCAGCTCTGCGAGCACGTTCCAGGCGCCGATCCGTTTGCGATCACCGGCGCGATCGGCCACGACTCGCGCGTCGGCACGAAGTACATCCGGCCAGGCCTTGGTTTCGGCGGACCGTGCTTCCCGCGCGACAACGTGGCTTTCATCAAGTGCGCCGCCGACTACGGGGTTGAAGCCAAGCTCTCGAAGGCTGTCGTGGCGATCAACAACGCGCAGGTCGAACGCGTCGTCGAGCGCGTGCGCAACGCTGTCCGGCCCGGCGCGCGCGTCGCCGTGCTCGGTCTGAGCTACAAGCCCGGCTCACACGTCGTCGAGGCCTCGCAGCCATACGAGATCGCGCAACGGCTGGTGTCCGACGGCTACCGCGTGCGCGCCTACGATCCGCTCGTGCGCGAGGCGCCCGAGCATGCCGAGCTGATGCCGAGCGTCGAAGCGTGCCTCGCCGAGGCCGACGCGTGCGTCATCGCCACGGCATGGGACGAGTTCAGGCGCCTGACGCGCCGCGAGCTCGAAGAAACGATCAGCCCGGATGCCATCATCGACTGCTGGTGCCTGCTCGATGAGCCACAGGCCGAGGGGGCCTCCGTCCATTCAACGATCTGA
- a CDS encoding DUF268 domain-containing protein, giving the protein MPHVTSDSTPGAAACAEPSTATAQLSVSVVVPVARDDAAFRTTLQSVLAQDYAPLRCVVAERRRDAGTERIGDLDEEGVTRVASPGCTFEEAVCAGLAHTESDVVAWLAPGDIYLPGAVAAAAAYLCRHPDADAVYGDCGALVRGNNIVGTTAYRRSLDFGSSLEHGETGVPRSAAFVRRRAIEAFGPPRPTLIRNSGYELWLRLAKADRVHHLPRTLAASRPDVGGADGLVESLDRVLDDLDVTGIPEDVLRRARSNAYLEEALGAWRGGFRWQVALEASLRAVAQDPSNRHRVLARLGRLFQNNGALIRLCEQLDASTGRIALFGWTDVAEQLIAAFGDRDIVCIIDNDPVKQGWTVAGVPVLSIEEARRDPPDVIAITSITSREAIMAQIRSQFDLARTHIVPVDEVCQQLNATRGPIGLVGATPLARQLIRQFRHREMVFVIDEDAARRGERIEGLEAVSLEDAAFRPPEVLVLADPERRDEQLDAVTAHRGLCRCTLVPEIGNHHTTMRGDRDIEWSWVVGRMPLGPGKALDLGCGSTWLGLAAARRGYEVTAIDLNRAIWLYEHPDLHFVQGDLFDLPFESVGFDVTINCSTVEHIGLMGRFGSCERPDGDLEAMRRLWDLTKPGGVMLLTIPVGVDEVVIPVHRIYGRERLPRLLDGWEVAEEEYWVKDERNCWQSRTREDALDYQTQQNVYALGCFVLRRPAGGPEEAKGDI; this is encoded by the coding sequence ATGCCACACGTGACGAGCGATAGCACTCCGGGCGCGGCTGCATGCGCCGAACCCTCGACGGCCACGGCGCAGTTGTCGGTGTCGGTCGTTGTCCCTGTGGCGCGCGACGACGCGGCATTCCGCACGACGCTGCAGAGCGTGCTCGCCCAGGACTATGCGCCGCTCCGGTGCGTCGTTGCCGAAAGAAGGCGAGATGCGGGGACCGAGCGCATCGGCGACCTCGATGAGGAAGGTGTTACGCGGGTCGCCTCTCCCGGTTGCACGTTCGAAGAAGCGGTGTGCGCCGGGCTGGCACACACGGAGAGCGACGTTGTCGCTTGGCTCGCGCCGGGTGACATCTACCTTCCTGGCGCCGTGGCTGCCGCGGCCGCGTACCTCTGCCGCCACCCGGACGCCGACGCTGTCTACGGCGATTGCGGGGCGCTCGTGAGGGGCAACAACATTGTCGGCACGACCGCATACCGCCGCTCGTTGGACTTCGGCTCATCCCTTGAGCACGGCGAGACCGGTGTGCCCCGATCGGCGGCGTTCGTCCGTCGCCGCGCCATTGAGGCATTCGGCCCACCCCGGCCGACCCTTATCCGCAACAGCGGCTACGAGCTGTGGTTGCGCTTGGCGAAGGCGGACCGTGTCCACCACCTGCCTCGGACGCTGGCGGCCTCGCGGCCGGACGTCGGCGGGGCTGACGGACTGGTCGAGAGTCTCGATCGAGTGCTCGATGATCTGGATGTGACGGGCATTCCCGAAGACGTGCTTAGGCGTGCACGGAGCAATGCCTATCTCGAAGAGGCCTTGGGCGCGTGGCGTGGTGGGTTCCGGTGGCAGGTGGCGCTCGAGGCGTCGCTGCGCGCCGTCGCGCAAGATCCATCGAACAGGCACCGGGTGCTGGCGCGGCTGGGACGTCTGTTCCAGAACAATGGGGCGCTCATTCGGCTTTGCGAGCAGCTCGACGCCTCAACGGGACGCATCGCACTGTTCGGCTGGACGGATGTGGCTGAGCAACTGATCGCCGCGTTCGGTGATCGGGACATCGTCTGCATCATCGACAACGATCCGGTTAAGCAGGGCTGGACCGTCGCGGGTGTTCCGGTCCTGTCGATCGAGGAGGCACGACGTGACCCGCCCGACGTGATCGCGATCACGAGCATCACGTCGCGCGAGGCGATCATGGCCCAGATCCGGTCGCAGTTCGACTTGGCACGCACGCACATTGTTCCTGTTGATGAGGTGTGCCAGCAGCTCAATGCCACGCGTGGACCGATCGGCTTAGTCGGCGCGACGCCGTTGGCGCGGCAGCTGATCCGGCAGTTCCGGCACCGCGAGATGGTCTTCGTCATCGATGAGGATGCGGCCCGGCGCGGTGAGCGCATCGAGGGGCTGGAGGCGGTGTCGTTGGAGGATGCCGCCTTCCGGCCGCCGGAAGTGCTCGTACTGGCCGATCCGGAGCGACGCGACGAACAGCTCGACGCCGTGACGGCCCACCGTGGCCTGTGCCGGTGCACGCTCGTGCCGGAGATCGGCAATCACCACACAACGATGCGCGGCGACCGCGACATCGAGTGGTCCTGGGTCGTCGGGCGGATGCCGCTTGGGCCGGGCAAGGCGCTCGATCTTGGTTGCGGCTCGACGTGGCTTGGCTTGGCTGCGGCACGACGCGGCTACGAGGTGACGGCCATCGATCTGAACCGGGCGATCTGGCTCTACGAGCATCCCGATCTGCACTTTGTTCAAGGCGACCTGTTCGACCTGCCCTTCGAGTCCGTCGGCTTCGATGTGACAATCAACTGCTCAACGGTCGAGCACATCGGATTGATGGGACGCTTCGGTTCATGCGAGCGACCGGACGGCGATCTTGAGGCGATGCGCCGACTGTGGGATCTGACCAAACCGGGCGGCGTCATGCTGCTGACAATCCCGGTCGGCGTCGACGAGGTCGTGATCCCGGTGCATCGGATCTACGGCCGTGAGCGCTTGCCTCGCCTGCTTGATGGGTGGGAGGTCGCCGAGGAGGAGTACTGGGTCAAGGATGAACGCAACTGCTGGCAGAGCCGCACCCGCGAGGACGCTCTCGACTACCAGACACAGCAGAATGTCTATGCGCTCGGCTGCTTCGTGTTGAGGCGACCCGCCGGCGGGCCTGAGGAGGCGAAAGGAGACATATGA
- a CDS encoding glycosyltransferase: MTGPICNVLTAGPTDKAELTGWPAVSVVVPCLNRAGYIRMTLDSILAQDYPNIECIVMDGGSTDGTVEIVEQEYGDRVHLVSEPDEGHADAINKGWWRSNGEILAWLNADDVWLPGAVTKAVRYLIEHRDVDVVYGDCGSINEQGELIGKAHHAQWSLRYAVEHCDYTIPQPASFMRRGILEKVGWLDKSFIQKKDHELWLRVGRRGTIRHIPEMLAGAMAVPGYMGYRGDVTAETCVRITRKFFDELEDTELFDDIHTRAMSNSYLKGAVYAWNEGFHWRTALRYALRAMEIDPSNARRVLAQFRHQFAKQDTALTIRTIEQIDKTEGSLAFFGFTKLAKQLAIEFSDRMIPYIIDNDRTKQGTRFNGIEVVSLNDARKHPTDVIAIASTCSVAEIRHQLERIPEFRNTQIVTTHSTVMIDLSGDRDVEYAWIAAHMPNGPGHMLDFGAGFGNLGLMAAQSGHEVTAIDLRDVYWHYAHPAITFRRGDLFDLDLPEGSYDLILNCSTVEHVGLGGRYGAGERPDGDLDAMRRLGALIKPGGTMLMTIPVGRDMVVRPLHRIYGAERLPRLLEGWRVEASQFWVKNDTNTWIPCDESQALDFQPTEHVYGLGCFVLRRAGA; encoded by the coding sequence ATGACAGGGCCGATCTGCAACGTACTCACCGCAGGGCCGACTGACAAGGCCGAATTGACCGGCTGGCCCGCGGTCTCAGTCGTCGTGCCGTGCCTCAACCGCGCCGGCTACATCCGCATGACGCTCGACAGCATTCTGGCGCAGGACTACCCGAACATCGAGTGTATCGTCATGGATGGCGGCTCGACGGACGGCACCGTCGAGATTGTCGAGCAGGAATACGGCGACCGCGTGCACTTGGTCTCCGAGCCCGACGAAGGCCACGCCGATGCGATCAACAAGGGATGGTGGCGCTCGAACGGCGAGATTCTTGCCTGGCTCAACGCCGACGACGTGTGGCTGCCCGGTGCCGTGACCAAGGCGGTCCGCTACCTCATCGAGCACCGCGACGTGGATGTCGTGTATGGTGATTGCGGCTCGATCAATGAGCAGGGTGAACTGATCGGCAAGGCGCATCACGCCCAGTGGAGCCTGCGCTACGCGGTCGAGCACTGCGACTACACCATCCCGCAGCCCGCGTCGTTCATGCGGCGCGGCATCCTCGAGAAAGTCGGCTGGCTCGACAAGTCCTTCATCCAGAAGAAGGACCACGAGCTGTGGCTGCGCGTCGGCCGGCGCGGCACGATCCGCCACATCCCCGAGATGCTTGCCGGCGCGATGGCCGTGCCGGGTTACATGGGCTACCGCGGCGACGTGACCGCCGAGACCTGCGTGCGCATCACGCGCAAGTTCTTCGACGAGCTCGAGGATACGGAGCTCTTCGACGATATCCACACGCGCGCCATGAGCAACAGCTACCTCAAGGGCGCGGTCTACGCGTGGAACGAGGGCTTCCACTGGCGCACGGCGCTCCGCTACGCGCTACGGGCGATGGAGATCGATCCGTCCAACGCGCGACGCGTGCTCGCCCAGTTCCGTCACCAGTTTGCCAAGCAGGACACGGCGTTGACGATCCGCACCATCGAGCAGATCGACAAGACCGAAGGCTCGCTCGCCTTCTTCGGTTTCACGAAGCTCGCTAAGCAGCTTGCCATCGAGTTCAGCGACCGGATGATCCCGTATATCATCGACAATGATCGTACGAAGCAGGGGACGCGTTTCAACGGCATCGAGGTCGTGTCGCTCAACGACGCGCGCAAGCACCCGACCGATGTGATTGCTATCGCCAGCACGTGTTCGGTGGCCGAGATCCGCCATCAACTCGAACGGATCCCGGAGTTCCGCAACACGCAGATCGTCACGACGCACTCGACGGTCATGATCGACCTGAGCGGTGATCGCGACGTCGAGTACGCGTGGATCGCCGCGCACATGCCGAACGGTCCCGGCCACATGCTCGACTTCGGCGCGGGGTTCGGCAACCTCGGGCTCATGGCCGCACAGAGCGGCCACGAGGTAACCGCCATCGACCTGCGCGATGTCTACTGGCACTACGCGCACCCGGCGATCACGTTCAGACGCGGCGACCTCTTCGATCTTGATCTCCCCGAGGGGAGCTACGACCTCATCCTCAACTGCTCGACAGTCGAACACGTCGGCCTCGGCGGGCGCTATGGCGCGGGCGAGCGGCCTGACGGCGATCTCGACGCGATGCGGCGCCTGGGCGCACTTATCAAGCCCGGCGGCACGATGCTCATGACGATCCCTGTTGGACGCGACATGGTGGTTCGGCCGCTCCATCGCATCTACGGGGCCGAGCGACTGCCGCGCCTGCTCGAGGGCTGGCGCGTCGAGGCCTCGCAGTTCTGGGTGAAGAACGACACGAACACCTGGATCCCGTGCGACGAGAGCCAGGCGCTCGACTTCCAGCCGACCGAGCACGTTTACGGGCTCGGCTGCTTCGTGCTGCGGCGGGCCGGAGCGTGA